Proteins co-encoded in one Jeotgalibacillus malaysiensis genomic window:
- a CDS encoding periplasmic binding protein, translated as MKKLLFPVIAGALVLGACGSEENAETTTGSAAEKEEMTISHLLGDTTVEKSPESVVVFDFGTLDTLDALGVEVAGVPQTNIPSYLSKYEGEDYENAGGLKEPDFEAINAMDPDLIIISGRQADLYEEFEAIAPTIYMGVDTENYMESFEENVNTLAALFEKEEAAAEKLDEINVSIDELNEQVTSQDLEALVTLANDGKISAYGAGSRFGIIHDVFGFTPADETIEVSTHGQSISYEYIVEEDPQYIFVVDRGAAVDGESSAKQVVENEFIEGTQAYENGNIIYLDPDYWYLSGGGLVSVQEMVNEIQSGIE; from the coding sequence ATGAAAAAACTACTATTTCCAGTCATCGCTGGTGCCCTTGTATTAGGTGCATGCGGATCAGAAGAAAATGCAGAAACAACAACCGGATCAGCCGCTGAAAAAGAGGAAATGACCATCTCACATCTGTTAGGTGACACAACGGTTGAAAAAAGTCCGGAATCAGTCGTAGTATTCGACTTCGGCACGCTCGATACACTGGATGCACTTGGTGTTGAAGTGGCAGGTGTCCCTCAGACCAACATTCCATCTTACCTTTCGAAATATGAGGGAGAAGACTATGAAAACGCAGGCGGACTGAAAGAACCTGACTTTGAAGCGATCAATGCAATGGATCCAGACCTGATTATCATCTCAGGTCGTCAGGCAGATCTCTATGAAGAATTCGAAGCGATCGCCCCAACCATTTATATGGGTGTAGACACTGAAAACTACATGGAATCATTCGAAGAAAACGTCAATACACTGGCAGCGCTTTTTGAAAAAGAAGAAGCTGCTGCTGAAAAGCTGGATGAGATTAACGTATCCATTGATGAACTAAATGAGCAGGTCACTTCTCAGGATCTTGAAGCGTTAGTGACACTTGCAAATGACGGGAAAATCAGTGCATACGGTGCAGGCTCACGCTTTGGCATCATTCATGACGTATTCGGTTTTACCCCTGCAGACGAAACAATCGAAGTATCCACGCACGGACAAAGTATTTCCTATGAATATATTGTCGAAGAGGATCCGCAGTATATCTTTGTTGTCGACCGCGGCGCAGCAGTTGACGGTGAATCTTCAGCAAAGCAGGTCGTTGAAAATGAATTCATTGAAGGCACACAAGCCTACGAAAATGGCAACATCATCTACCTTGACCCGGACTACTGGTACCTGTCAGGCGGCGGATTAGTATCCGTTCAGGAAATGGTAAACGAAATTCAGTCAGGTATTGAATAA
- a CDS encoding iron chelate uptake ABC transporter, FeCT family, permease protein has protein sequence MKHKLILTILAVLAVTMIAIYMTIASGGNWDYILPRRGMKVLAMVITASTIGISTVIFQTMTNNRILTPSIMGMDSLYMLLQTALIFIVGSGSALIMNRNLNFVVSVLLMMVFAMLLYKLLFKKEGSNLFFLLLLGLIFGTFFSSISTFMQVLIDPNEFLMIQDRMFASFNNVSADLVWVALGCIAVTVIWIWKDLKYLDVLSLGRDQALNLGVDYERVVRKLFLVTAVFVAISTALVGPILFLGLLVANVTYEVMKTYRHAYLMAASALISIIAVIGGQLLVERVFSFTTTLSVIVNFIGGVYFLYLLLRERS, from the coding sequence GTGAAGCATAAGCTGATTTTAACCATACTTGCCGTTCTGGCTGTCACGATGATTGCGATCTATATGACGATCGCATCCGGCGGCAACTGGGATTATATTCTCCCGCGCCGGGGCATGAAGGTGCTTGCTATGGTCATTACTGCAAGCACGATCGGGATTTCCACGGTCATCTTTCAGACGATGACTAACAATAGAATTCTTACTCCGAGCATTATGGGAATGGATTCACTTTATATGCTGCTTCAGACAGCACTCATTTTCATCGTTGGCTCAGGGAGTGCGCTGATTATGAACCGCAATCTCAATTTTGTCGTATCAGTTTTACTCATGATGGTGTTTGCCATGCTGCTGTATAAGCTCCTGTTCAAAAAAGAAGGATCAAATCTGTTTTTCCTTTTGCTGCTTGGTCTGATTTTTGGAACGTTCTTTTCAAGCATCTCAACCTTCATGCAGGTGCTGATTGATCCAAATGAGTTTCTCATGATTCAGGACCGGATGTTTGCAAGCTTTAACAATGTCAGTGCTGATCTCGTGTGGGTGGCACTCGGCTGTATAGCAGTGACTGTGATCTGGATATGGAAGGACCTCAAATATCTCGATGTACTTTCACTCGGGCGTGATCAGGCACTGAATCTGGGTGTGGATTATGAGCGCGTTGTCAGAAAACTGTTTTTGGTTACAGCAGTATTCGTTGCGATCTCAACGGCGCTGGTCGGTCCGATTCTATTCCTCGGACTGCTTGTCGCAAATGTCACGTATGAAGTCATGAAAACCTATCGTCACGCTTATCTGATGGCTGCATCTGCTTTAATCAGCATTATCGCAGTAATCGGCGGCCAGCTGCTTGTGGAAAGAGTGTTCAGCTTTACCACAACACTCAGCGTCATCGTGAACTTCATCGGTGGTGTGTACTTTTTATACTTACTATTAAGGGAGCGATCATAA
- a CDS encoding short-chain dehydrogenase, whose amino-acid sequence MKTALVTGANSGMGLTTTIELVKQGYHVIMMCRNTRRGKVAWISAKEQTRSEELTLMQCDLGNLGSIRSFAEEFKKKFSKLDVLVNNAGVVSLKRRLTDDGFESHLGVNHLGHFLLTNLLLDELKAAEQGRVVTISSGAHKWGKMDFDDPHFEKGYNVAKAYGRSKLANVLFTKALAKRLEGTAVTSNAVHPGAVSTNIGIDRKTEFGKGVHKVLKPFFQTAEEGAATAVYLATAPELSDVSGKYFYQMKEIDVSEDASNEWLAEELWGWSEERVGL is encoded by the coding sequence ATGAAAACAGCATTAGTCACAGGCGCCAACTCAGGCATGGGACTCACAACAACGATTGAACTTGTAAAGCAGGGATATCACGTCATCATGATGTGCCGCAACACGCGCCGCGGAAAAGTGGCCTGGATCTCGGCGAAAGAGCAAACACGATCAGAGGAACTGACATTAATGCAATGTGATCTTGGCAATCTCGGAAGTATCAGAAGTTTTGCAGAAGAGTTCAAAAAGAAATTTTCGAAACTGGATGTGCTTGTCAATAACGCAGGGGTCGTTTCTTTAAAACGCAGACTGACAGACGACGGCTTTGAATCGCACCTGGGTGTTAACCACCTTGGTCATTTCCTGCTGACAAACCTGTTACTGGACGAACTAAAGGCCGCGGAGCAGGGCAGGGTTGTAACGATCAGCTCCGGCGCGCATAAATGGGGTAAAATGGATTTTGATGACCCTCATTTTGAAAAAGGCTATAACGTCGCAAAAGCTTACGGCCGATCAAAGCTTGCGAATGTTCTGTTTACAAAAGCACTGGCAAAGCGACTGGAAGGCACTGCTGTCACGTCCAATGCGGTGCATCCGGGTGCGGTATCAACGAATATTGGGATCGATCGGAAAACGGAGTTCGGGAAAGGTGTTCATAAAGTATTGAAGCCGTTTTTCCAGACAGCTGAAGAAGGTGCTGCGACAGCAGTATATCTGGCTACTGCACCGGAACTTTCAGATGTGAGTGGCAAATACTTTTATCAGATGAAAGAGATTGATGTGTCAGAGGACGCGTCCAATGAATGGCTGGCTGAGGAGTTATGGGGCTGGAGTGAGGAACGCGTGGGATTGTAA
- a CDS encoding ABC transporter substrate-binding protein, producing MKKKVLFGLSLSAAMVLAACGGDDSAEDSGNAEGGSSEAGSEFNLLEEGQLTWASSGLYKPFNYEEGGELKGFDVEIGYAIAEKMGLEPNPITTPWETILQGLTSNRFDAIIGSMAITNERAEQVNFSDPYYYSGGMIFVNENNNDITSPEDLEGKTIGVVAQSTYDEAAQEYTDEGNIQYYNSDVVALNDLTIEGRLDAVITADVVGYEAQAQGLEIKEVGDPLWIEKAAIAVNKDDEALLEAINEALAEIIEDGTYDEISNDLFGRNLLETETEGIEILE from the coding sequence ATGAAAAAGAAGGTATTGTTTGGTTTGTCATTATCAGCAGCAATGGTGTTAGCAGCATGTGGAGGCGATGATTCAGCTGAAGATTCAGGTAACGCGGAAGGTGGATCATCTGAAGCAGGCAGTGAATTCAACCTGCTTGAAGAAGGCCAGTTGACGTGGGCATCCAGTGGTCTTTACAAGCCGTTTAACTATGAAGAAGGCGGAGAGCTGAAAGGCTTTGACGTTGAAATTGGTTATGCAATTGCTGAGAAAATGGGTCTTGAACCAAATCCGATTACAACACCGTGGGAAACGATTCTCCAGGGGCTGACGAGTAACCGTTTTGACGCAATCATTGGAAGTATGGCGATTACAAATGAGCGTGCAGAACAGGTGAATTTCTCAGATCCTTACTATTACTCAGGCGGGATGATCTTTGTAAATGAAAATAATAATGACATCACGTCGCCAGAAGACCTTGAAGGTAAGACAATCGGTGTAGTAGCACAGAGTACGTATGACGAAGCTGCACAGGAATACACAGATGAAGGCAATATCCAGTATTACAACAGTGACGTTGTAGCGCTGAATGACCTGACGATTGAAGGGCGACTTGATGCCGTTATTACTGCTGACGTAGTTGGCTATGAAGCGCAGGCGCAGGGACTTGAGATTAAAGAAGTCGGTGACCCGCTATGGATTGAAAAAGCAGCAATTGCTGTTAATAAAGATGATGAAGCACTGCTTGAAGCGATCAATGAAGCATTAGCTGAAATCATTGAAGA
- a CDS encoding iron ABC transporter permease translates to MKKRYLASALVLFAAGSLFVGVSSLSPMDLFHLSEEQLHVLWNSRLPRLMSILLAGAGMSVCGLIMQQLSRNKFVSPTTAGTMDSARLGVLVSLMLFTSASPLLKMSIAFLFALLGTFIFMKILDRIKFKDVIFVPLVGLMFGNIISSITTFFAYERDLIQNMSAWMQGDFSLIVTGRYELMFLSIPFMIAAYIFANKFTIAGMGEDFAVSLGLKYRTVVNTGLVLVAFVTSSVLLTVGMIPFLGLIVPNIVSLYQGDNLKKNLPHTAMLGALFVLICDILGRIVIYPYELPINLTVGVLGSGIFAWLLIRRRSREA, encoded by the coding sequence ATGAAAAAACGATATCTGGCCAGTGCACTCGTTCTTTTCGCTGCAGGATCTCTATTTGTAGGGGTGTCATCACTTTCCCCAATGGATTTATTTCATTTGTCTGAGGAACAGCTGCATGTCTTATGGAACAGCCGGCTGCCGCGATTGATGAGTATATTGCTTGCGGGAGCGGGGATGAGTGTGTGCGGGCTGATTATGCAGCAGCTCTCACGTAACAAGTTTGTATCACCAACGACTGCAGGGACAATGGACTCTGCAAGACTCGGTGTGCTGGTGTCGCTCATGCTATTTACCAGCGCATCACCACTGTTAAAAATGAGTATCGCATTCCTTTTTGCTTTACTCGGCACGTTTATATTTATGAAAATTTTAGACCGTATTAAGTTCAAGGATGTCATTTTCGTACCGCTCGTCGGTTTGATGTTCGGGAATATTATCAGTTCGATCACAACCTTTTTTGCTTATGAGCGGGATCTCATTCAGAATATGTCAGCCTGGATGCAGGGCGACTTTTCGCTGATCGTGACCGGCCGTTATGAACTGATGTTTTTAAGTATTCCATTCATGATTGCCGCCTACATATTTGCCAATAAGTTCACGATTGCAGGGATGGGTGAGGACTTTGCAGTCAGCCTCGGGTTGAAATACAGAACCGTTGTGAATACAGGACTTGTACTTGTTGCCTTTGTTACTTCATCTGTTTTGCTGACAGTTGGCATGATTCCTTTTCTTGGCTTGATTGTACCGAATATCGTGAGCCTTTATCAGGGAGATAACCTGAAAAAGAACCTGCCGCACACAGCGATGCTTGGTGCATTATTTGTACTTATCTGTGACATTCTCGGCCGCATTGTGATTTACCCGTATGAGCTGCCAATCAACTTAACTGTTGGCGTACTTGGAAGCGGAATCTTTGCGTGGCTGCTGATCAGGAGGCGATCACGTGAAGCATAA
- a CDS encoding iron ABC transporter ATP-binding protein, which produces MVSASNVVKFFGKKKVVQDVSIQVEKGKITSLIGPNGAGKSTLLSIVSRLMTSDGGEVKIDELDVAKCRGSELAKKVSILKQANHMTLKLTVRELVSFGRFPYSQGKLTAEDKRFVDEAIAYMQLEDMQHSYLDELSGGQKQRAFLAMVIAQDTEYILLDEPLNNLDMKHAVQMMKVLRRLVDELGKTVVIVIHDINFASCYSDNIIAMKNGRVVREGTVNDIIKPCVLKEIYDMDINIEDVNENKICVYYA; this is translated from the coding sequence ATGGTTTCAGCCAGTAACGTAGTGAAATTTTTCGGTAAAAAGAAAGTCGTACAGGACGTTTCAATTCAGGTCGAAAAAGGAAAAATCACTTCTCTGATCGGTCCAAACGGTGCGGGTAAAAGTACACTGCTATCGATCGTCAGCAGGTTGATGACGTCTGACGGCGGCGAAGTGAAAATCGATGAGCTCGACGTCGCTAAATGCCGCGGCAGTGAGCTTGCAAAAAAGGTATCAATCTTAAAACAGGCCAACCATATGACACTGAAATTAACCGTCAGGGAGCTTGTCTCATTTGGACGATTTCCCTACTCACAGGGCAAGCTGACAGCTGAAGATAAACGCTTTGTGGACGAAGCAATTGCATATATGCAGCTTGAAGACATGCAGCATTCTTACTTAGATGAACTGAGTGGCGGACAAAAGCAGCGTGCGTTTCTCGCAATGGTCATCGCACAGGATACAGAATATATCCTGCTTGACGAACCACTCAACAACCTTGATATGAAGCATGCGGTTCAAATGATGAAGGTGCTGCGCCGACTTGTTGATGAGCTTGGTAAAACGGTAGTCATCGTGATTCACGACATCAATTTTGCCTCCTGCTATTCAGACAATATCATTGCGATGAAAAATGGCCGCGTCGTGAGAGAAGGCACCGTCAATGACATCATCAAACCGTGCGTACTGAAAGAAATATACGATATGGATATTAATATTGAAGATGTAAATGAAAATAAAATCTGCGTGTATTACGCTTAA